The following is a genomic window from Candidatus Zixiibacteriota bacterium.
TGAGAAAGATCTCGATCAGCAGGCCGTTCGCCTTCGGCGAAAAAGCGATGTCGGTGACGTTGTAGACGTCGGTGTCCAGACGGAGGCGGCGCGCCTCCTCCGCCCAGGTCGCCTGCTGCGGCACAATCCGGTCCAGGTACGGCGTGAACGTCGCCGCCGGCACGAACAACTGCCCCTCGACCAGCTCCACCGCGTGCACCAGGTTGTACGCCGAGTCGTTCAACTGCATCCAGGGCGACCCGATCAGAAAGCGGAAACGGTCCCGCTCCCCCTGATACACGACCGTGTGCCCGACCGTCTCCCAGTCGAGCGACCCGCCGACTACCTCCGCCAGCTCCGAAAGCGATAGGAACGTCACTCCGTCGCGCTGGATCGCCCGGATCGACTCCGTCCCCCCCTCGACCCGCACTTCGATCTGCTCCTGCGCGGCCGCGGCGGCGGCCAGGAGAATTGCTGTGATGACACCGAGCCGGAATATTCTACTCATACACTCTGCCGCGCGGTCTACAGGTCCTTGCGCAGCGCCTGCTTGATCCGGCGCCCCGCCTCGGCCGCCGCGATCGCCTGACGCTTGTCGTACTTTTTACGCCCGACCGCCACCGCCAGCTCGACTTTCGCGAGGTTCTTGCGGAAATAGATCCCCAGCGGGATGAGCGTGAACCCCTTCTGCTCGGTGGCCGCCCGCATTCTGCGGATTTCCCGCTTGTGCAGCAGCAGCCGGCGCGGCCGCGTCGGATCGTGGTTGTCCCGCGCCATCTTGAAGGGTGAGATGTGCAGATTCTTCAGGATCACCTCGCCCGCCTCGACCGCCGCGTAGGCGTCCGCGATATTCACCTTCCCCTCCCGCAGCGCTTTGACCTCGCTACCCACCAGGGCGATGCCCGCCTCGTACGTCTCCTTGATCTCGTAGTCGTGGCGGGCTTTCCGGTTGCGGACGATATATTTCCGGTCGGCGGCTTCCTTCATGGGCGTACGATAGGACGGCCGACCAGCGGGGGCAATTAAAATCGGGTCTCCCCCGCCGTTTGCGTCGTCCCCGCACCGCCGCCGCGGCCGCCCGCGCCGCCGCGCGCCCCCCGCTCCTCCGGGGAAATTGCCGCCCCCCGGTAAAGTGTTCCCCCCCGACAGCCGAAAACAAATATGTAGCGCCCGACGGCCCCTCGGCCCCGGGCGGAGACTTCACAAAGGTGGACAAATGTCTCACAAGATCAACATATCGTCAGCCAAGGTGCTGGTCATCGACGACGAACCCGAAATCACCGAAATCGTCGAAACCTTCCTCACCGAAGCCGGCTACTACGTCATGGTGGAAAACCAGCCCTTCCG
Proteins encoded in this region:
- the smpB gene encoding SsrA-binding protein SmpB, producing MKEAADRKYIVRNRKARHDYEIKETYEAGIALVGSEVKALREGKVNIADAYAAVEAGEVILKNLHISPFKMARDNHDPTRPRRLLLHKREIRRMRAATEQKGFTLIPLGIYFRKNLAKVELAVAVGRKKYDKRQAIAAAEAGRRIKQALRKDL